A genomic region of Trifolium pratense cultivar HEN17-A07 linkage group LG3, ARS_RC_1.1, whole genome shotgun sequence contains the following coding sequences:
- the LOC123914109 gene encoding ABC transporter G family member STR, giving the protein MARLERDGTNKSLESLMDSHKPGTTTNGNQLRPQKSIPGYGLEFTNLSYSIIKKLKKDGVWINKEAYLLHDISGQAVKGEIMAIMGPSGAGKSTFLDALAGRIAKGSLQGSVRIDGKPVTTSYMKMVSSYVMQDDQLFPMLTVFETFMFAAEVRLPPSISRDEKKKRVHELLDKLGLQSATHTYIGDEGRRGVSGGERRRVSIGIEIIHKPSLLFLDEPTSGLDSTSAYSVVEKIKDIAQGGSIVLMTIHQPSFRIQMLLDKITVLARGRLIYMGRPDALHTHLSGFGRPVPDGENSIEYLLDVITEYDQATVGLDPLVQYQHDGHKPDPAAMTPVPKPPGTPYRRNTPASKHMISLRSQGFTAGTPQPDSAQFGLDDEEDDDENFDNSLERRSVKTTRNIVTSGVYPRLASQFYQDFSAKDFSVWLYNGVVGTPRRHPSWTPARTPAWTPGKTPLSGPRSFISNQHSASYQDHYYLQKSHSAVSQSMDYSETSYAPSYEEFEIEEVLDEQDLGPKYANPWLREVAVLSWRTVLNVIRTPELFASREIVLTVMALVLSTIFNNLGDTTFKDINRLLNFYIFAVCLVFFSSNDAVPSFINERFIFIRETSHNAYRASSYVISSLIVYLPFFAVQGLTFAVITKLMLHLKSDLFNFWMILFSSLITTNAYVMLVSALVPSYITGYAVVIATTALFFLTCGFFLKRTQIPFYWKWLHYISAIKYPFEGLLINEFKNDRGCYTGNKADLSPGPLGDVKPSKHHNSSLPLNCLLGEDVLSTMDITMESLWYDILILLAWGILYRFFFYLVLRFYSKNERK; this is encoded by the exons ATGGCGAGGCTAGAGAGGGATGGCACAAATAAAAGCCTAGAGAGTCTAATGGACTCTCACAAACCAGGAACCACAACAAATGGGAACCAACTCAGGCCCCAGAAGTCCATTCCTGGTTACGGCCTAGAATTCACTAACCTCTCATATAGTATCATAAAGAAGCTGAAAAAGGACGGTGTTTGGATCAACAAAGAAGCATATCTTCTTCATGATATATCTGGCCAGGCAGTAAAAGGTGAAATCATGGCAATCATGGGGCCTAGTGGTGCTGGAAAATCTACCTTTCTTGATGCCTTGGCAGGGAGAATTGCTAAAGGGAGTCTACAAGGATCAGTTAGAATTGATGGAAAGCCG GTAACTACGAGCTACATGAAAATGGTGTCATCATATGTGATGCAAGATGACCAGCTCTTCCCTATGTTGACAGTTTTTGAAACATTTATGTTTGCTGCAGAAGTTAGGCTTCCTCCTTCTATTTCCAGGGACGAAAAAAAGAAGAGGGTTCATGAGCTCCTTGATAAACTGGGCTTACAG AGTGCTACACATACCTATATTGGTGACGAGGGAAGGAGAGGAGTGTCGGGAGGTGAACGAAGAAGGGTATCTATCGGCATAGAGATCATTCATAAGCCATCACTTCTTTTTCTGGACGAACCTACCTCAGGACTTGATTCTACAAGTGCATACAGTGTAGTGGAAAAGATTAAAGACATAGCTCAGGGTGGTAGCATTGTCCTCATGACCATACATCAGCCTTCATTTAGAATTCAAATGCTCCTCGACAAGATCACTGTCCTCGCAAG GGGAAGATTGATATACATGGGAAGGCCAGATGCACTTCACACTCACCTTTCCGGATTTGGAAGGCCTGTACCTGATGGAGAAAACAGTATTGAGTATCTCCTAGATGTTATAACTGAATATGATCAAGCAACGGTTGGACTTGACCCTCTTGTTCAATACCAACATGATGGTCATAAACCTGACCCAGCAGCCATGACCCCAGTTCCAAAACCTCCAGGTACACCTTATAGAAGGAACACCCCAGCATCTAAACACATGATTAGCCTGCGCAGCCAAGGGTTTACTGCTGGTACACCACAGCCTGATTCTGCACAGTTTGGTCTTGAtgatgaggaagatgatgatgaaaattttGATAACTCCCTTGAAAGGAGAAGTGTTAAAACAACAAGGAACATTGTAACCAGTGGTGTTTATCCACGTTTAGCTTCTCAGTTCTACCAAGATTTCTCAGCCAAAGATTTCTCCGTCTGGCTTTACAATGGTGTAGTAGGAACCCCACGTCGCCATCCATCATGGACTCCGGCAAGAACTCCAGCATGGACACCTGGGAAAACACCCTTGTCAGGACCAAGAAGTTTTATTTCCAACCAACATTCTGCATCTTATCAGGATCATTATTATCTCCAAAAATCTCATTCTGCGGTTAGCCAGTCTATGGATTACTCTGAAACTTCATATGCACCTTCGTATGAAGAGTTTGAGATTGAGGAAGTGCTCGATGAGCAGGACCTTGGACCTAAGTATGCAAACCCATGGTTGCGTGAGGTTGCAGTGCTCTCATGGCGAACTGTACTCAATGTAATTCGTACTCCAGAACTCTTTGCCTCTCGTGAGATTGTGCTGACTGTTATGGCACTTGTCTTATCCACCATTTTCAATAACCTGGGTGATACTACTTTCAAAGACATCAATAGGCTCCTCAATTTCTACATCTTCGCGGTGTgccttgttttcttttcttctaaTGATGCAGTCCCATCTTTTATCAATGAAAGGTTCATCTTCATCAGGGAAACATCCCACAATGCTTACCGTGCTTCTTCATATGTAATATCTTCCCTCATTGTTTACCTCCCATTTTTTGCTGTTCAAGGCCTAACGTTTGCTGTCATAACCAAATTAATGCTCCACTTGAAAAGCGATCTCTTCAATTTCTGGATGATACTATTTTCCTCCCTCATTACTACCAATGCATATGTGATGCTTGTTAGCGCACTTGTTCCTAGTTACATCACAGGCTATGCAGTAGTCATTGCCACAACAGCACTCTTCTTTTTAACCTGTGGTTTCTTCCTCAAACGAACTCAGATACCCTTTTACTGGAAGTGGCTCCATTATATTTCTGCAATCAAATACCCATTTGAGGGACTGCTGATTAATGAATTCAAGAATGATCGGGGCTGCTATACAGGAAACAAAGCAGATTTATCCCCGGGACCTTTAGGGGACGTGAAGCCTAGCAAACACCACAATTCCAGTCTGCCCCTTAACTGCTTATTAGGAGAAGACGTCTTGTCCACAATGGATATTACAATGGAAAGCCTATGGTATGACATCTTAATCCTGCTAGCTTGGGGTATTCTTTACAGGTTCTTCTTCTACCTTGTTTTGCGATTCTACTCCAAGAATGAAAGGAAATGA